A DNA window from Leopardus geoffroyi isolate Oge1 chromosome A1, O.geoffroyi_Oge1_pat1.0, whole genome shotgun sequence contains the following coding sequences:
- the LOC123599594 gene encoding putative methyltransferase-like protein 21E, with amino-acid sequence MIKKTSIYSHPLVHHLMDPGTQKEKRDDDSKKVVAEIMARCFVPSLITTTSWEGFHFVGHEIRITEAMDSYGAVVWPSALVLCYFLETNVKHYNMVDKNVIEIGAGTGLVSIVASLLGAHVTATDLPELLGNLQYNISRNTKMKCKHLPQVKELSWGVALDENFPRSSNNFDYILAADVVYAHPFLEELLITFDHLCKETTVILWVMKFRLEKENKFVDRFKELFDLEEISSFPSLNIKLYKAVKKSRRSARKGKVVSRRVFL; translated from the exons agaaGAGAGATGATGACAGCAAGAAAGTGGTTGCAGAGATCATGGCAAGATGTTTTGTTCCAAGTTTAATAACGACCACCTCCTGGGAgggatttcattttgttggtcATGAGATTCGAATTACTGAAGCCATGGATTCTTACGGTGCTGTTGTTTGGCCATCG gCCCTTGTTCTATGCTATTTTCTGGAAACAAATGTAAAGCACTATAATATGGTTGACAAAAATGTGATTGAAATTGGAGCTGGAACAGGGCTGGTCTCCATTGTGGCAAGTTTACTTG GTGCACATGTGACTGCCACAGATTTACCTGAATTACTTGGAAACCTGCAATATAATATTTCCCGAAACACCAAAATGAAATGTAAGCATTTGCCTCAGGTTAAAGAACTCTCCTGGGGTGTAGCTTTAGATGAGAACTTCCCCAGATCTTCCAACAATTTTGACTACATCCTGGCAGCTGATGTTGTCTACGCTCATCCTTTCCTGGAAGAACTCCTCATTACCTTTGACCATCTGTGCAAAGAAACTACCGTCATCCTCTGGGTCATGAAATTCAggttggagaaagaaaataaatttgtagatAGATTTAAGGAGTTATTTGACCTGGAGGAGATTTCCAGTTTCCCCAGCCTGAATATTAAGTTGTATAAAGCTGTGAAGAAAAGCCGGAGGAgtgcaaggaaaggaaaggtggtTTCCAGGAGAGTGTTCCTTTAA